DNA sequence from the Treponema sp. OMZ 838 genome:
GAGCTCCGGATCCCCCGAAGGACAGCATACGGGATGTAGTGCGGTAAGCAGTTTGCCGAGGGTACCGCGGTCATATTCCTCACGGTTTTGGAGGCAGAGAATTTTCGGATACTCGGTCGGCTCGGTGTACTCCGTTTCAGAAGTTAGCGGCTCTTCCAACCGTTCTCCCGGACGTACCCCGATGATTTCTATCGGTATGTCTTTTTCCGGTTCGTAGCCCATGTACCGTATCAGCTGACGGGCGGTTTCCAGAATATTGACCGGTTCGCCCATATCCAGTAGGTATGACTGCCCGTTGATGCCCACTCCGCCAGTCTGCAATACGAGTGAACAGGCTTCCGGTATGGTCATAAAAAAGCGCATCATATCGGGGGAGGTTACCGTTACGGGACCTCCTTTTTTTACCTGTTCGACAAAGAGCGGAAAAATTGAGCCGCGCGAGCCGAGCACGTTTCCGAACCGGACAAACATATAGGCATAGTCAGCGCTGCCGTATTTTTCTTTGACCCGCGCGGCGGCATCAAGCACCATCTTTTCGTTGAGCATCTTCGAAACCCCGTAAATCGATACGGGATTAACCGCCTTATCCGTCGAGATAAGCACAAAGCGTTTTACGCCGTTTTCGATACAGGCATCGAGCAGGTTCTTGGTACCGAACACGTTATTTTCGATGACGGCGACGGGGTTCGCTTCCATCAGCGGTACGTGCTTGTAAGCCGCCGTATGGAAAACCGCATCGCAGCGGAGCTTCCCGATAATATACCGCATATACTCGCGGTCTTTCAGCTCACCCACGATAGGCACAATCGTTGCCTTGTCGCCGACCCCTTCTTCCTGTAAGAGGTGGAGTTCTTTATCGATCTGGTAAATTGAGTTTTCTCCATGCCCGAATAGATAAAGC
Encoded proteins:
- a CDS encoding nucleoside-diphosphate sugar epimerase/dehydratase translates to MTAQSNKVQPTVYIIGAGLAGTMIAHEIKRKGVFGRVAAFLDDDPQKIGTKIEDIPVLGPIQDVARLIRVEARDELLIAIPSIKAERLREIYAIVKEAGFTTIKLLPGISQIVDGNAHLVQAREINPQDLLGRTPIKISLKNSLAYLRGKRVLITGAGGSIGSELARQLLSGGAERLYLFGHGENSIYQIDKELHLLQEEGVGDKATIVPIVGELKDREYMRYIIGKLRCDAVFHTAAYKHVPLMEANPVAVIENNVFGTKNLLDACIENGVKRFVLISTDKAVNPVSIYGVSKMLNEKMVLDAAARVKEKYGSADYAYMFVRFGNVLGSRGSIFPLFVEQVKKGGPVTVTSPDMMRFFMTIPEACSLVLQTGGVGINGQSYLLDMGEPVNILETARQLIRYMGYEPEKDIPIEIIGVRPGERLEEPLTSETEYTEPTEYPKILCLQNREEYDRGTLGKLLTALHPVCCPSGDPELYRNKEYLTRILCDACQSLRDAR